In one Juglans regia cultivar Chandler chromosome 11, Walnut 2.0, whole genome shotgun sequence genomic region, the following are encoded:
- the LOC109005486 gene encoding ribonuclease H-like: MASEISTANRVSEGDLQVLQNLGISVVNQRPMKVQVVRWLRPPSGRLKLNLDGSCRGNPSIGGGGGILWNHEGSLVFAFSSFFYSCTNNKAELRAVVERIEICCQRGHFFIDLECDSLVVVSWLVGRYCTVWYLWDFRDQLMSPLEGFEITIMHLSKEGNKVADELARCGALGEEFLVSEVAQLTRSLQGL; this comes from the coding sequence ATGGCTAGTGAAATTTCCACTGCCAATCGTGTGTCGGAGGGGGACCTTCAGGTGCTTCAGAATTTAGGCATTTCGGTTGTGAATCAGAGGCCTATGAAGGTTCAGGTTGTTCGTTGGTTGAGGCCTCCTTCGGGCAGATTGAAATTGAACCTGGATGGTAGTTGTCGTGGAAACCCGAGCATAGGTGGAGGTGGGGGGATTCTTTGGAATCATGAAGGGAGCTTAGTTTTtgctttttctagttttttttattcttgcacTAATAATAAAGCTGAGCTTAGAGCAGTTGTAGAGAGAATAGAAATTTGTTGCCAGAGGGGgcattttttcattgatttaGAATGTGACTCTTTGGTTGTGGTTTCTTGGTTGGTGGGTAGATATTGTACAGTATGGTACCTCTGGGATTTTAGGGACCAGTTGATGAGTCCCTTGGAGGGTTTTGAGATTACCATTATGCATTTAAGTAAAGAAGGGAATAAAGTGGCCGATGAGTTGGCCAGATGTGGTGCATTGGGGGAAGAGTTTCTTGTTTCGGAGGTTGCTCAGCTTACACGTTCTTTGCAAGGTTTATAA